One genomic window of Magnolia sinica isolate HGM2019 chromosome 3, MsV1, whole genome shotgun sequence includes the following:
- the LOC131238565 gene encoding origin of replication complex subunit 6-like isoform X2, which produces MLIFSYKDRFLAALPAPCRAGADFSRPVFTATAFYLCTKRHKVSTSMKDICFDAFGITKEKKDPKAVKGHTENY; this is translated from the exons atgttgATTTTCAGCTATAAGGATCGATTTCTTGCTGCTTTGCCAGCACCTTGTCGAGCAGGTGCTGACTTCAGTCGGCCTGTTTTCACAGCCACTGCATTCTACTTGTGTACAAAAAGACACAAG GTTTCAACTTCTATGAAGGACATATGCTTTGATGCTTTCGGTAttacaaaggaaaagaaagacCCAAAAGCTGTGAAAGGGCACACTGAG AACTATTAG
- the LOC131238565 gene encoding origin of replication complex subunit 6-like isoform X1, which yields MLIFSYKDRFLAALPAPCRAGADFSRPVFTATAFYLCTKRHKVSTSMKDICFDAFGITKEKKDPKAVKGHTEVHVFIDILPGQSPCSSTALPTCSCKLIFLTNEWFAYL from the exons atgttgATTTTCAGCTATAAGGATCGATTTCTTGCTGCTTTGCCAGCACCTTGTCGAGCAGGTGCTGACTTCAGTCGGCCTGTTTTCACAGCCACTGCATTCTACTTGTGTACAAAAAGACACAAG GTTTCAACTTCTATGAAGGACATATGCTTTGATGCTTTCGGTAttacaaaggaaaagaaagacCCAAAAGCTGTGAAAGGGCACACTGAGGTACATGTTTTTATTGACATTTTACCAGGCCAATCTCCCTGTTCTTCCACTGCACTTCCCACATGTTCCTGTAAACTCATTTTCCttacaaatgaatggtttgcatacctttga